A part of Pirellulaceae bacterium genomic DNA contains:
- the uvrA gene encoding excinuclease ABC subunit UvrA, whose translation MDNATIEVRGAREHNLCGVNVVLPRNQLIVFTGVSGSGKSSLAFDTLYAEGQRRYLESLSSYARQFIGQLPKPNVDYIGGLSPAISISQKSTSGNPRSTVGTITEIYDFLRVLYARVATGFCPECQVPITSQTRDQIIARLQGLTEAPEYLILAPLIRGQKGEYRDLFESLQRQGFARARVDGQIYRLAEVPALQRQQKHDIEVVVTRYSPSGTPRTAVADAVLQALKLGSGTLIVTPWHEPDSQAASPPTDTEAPKPTRRRAAKARSHELVFSSQYACPQCGYSALPPTPQLLSFNSPAGMCETCEGLGEEFTFAPQLIIPDPTRSLRRGAIELLGSWNDLGRWQRHLWLSVGESIEKRHGLQAGESLTAAWQDLPVQVRDEWLFGTGNRHITFTWRGGNRPVKYGGQFAGLVAQLMDQYRNAKNPLTRKKYEKFMDRMNCNACHGSRLNQAARQLRLQSDTPPPGCQPWLNLPELCELSVQGCLQFLQGLKLGALERQIAGEAVREITTRLQFLLNVGLDYLCLSRSAPTLSGGESQRIRLASQIGAGLVGVLYVLDEPSIGLHPRDNDRLIQSLQNLRDLGNTLIVVEHDEDTMRAADLIVDFGPGPGVRGGQVMTCGSLPELTANPHSWTGKFLSGSETIPVPATQRAGTGQSVRVLGATHNNLKNIDVDIPLGKLVCVTGVSGSGKSSLINEVLAPVLRRRLHAAEDLPGQHRAVEGIEHLDKVIVIDQSPIGRTPRSNPGTYVKAFDEIRSLFVDLPDARRRGYQPGRFSFNVQGGRCEACQGNGSNKLEMDFLADLWVPCTVCNGQRYNHETLQVKFKGHSIADVLEMDVAAAVKLFENQPRILEKLQALHDVGLDYLKLGQPSPTLSGGEAQRIKLAKELSRRATGRTLYLLDEPTTGLHFYDIRLLLKVLQDLVDLGNTVLVIEHNMDVIRAADWIIDIGPDGGEAGGELIFAGTPVELLQCPRSHTAAALNKHLSRPAIAVPPQKASPKRRVQRPAAVGRTPVLTIEGATEHNLKDVSLQLPHHQMNVFCGPSGSGKSSLAMDTIYAEGQRRYVESLSSYARQFVGQMPKPHAQRIDGLGPSIAIEQKSVAHNPRSTVGTVTEIYDYLRVLMARLGQPMCPACDVPVSSQTPDDITQHLLELPEGTRLILTAPLRWQPSMDPQSMWQNLRSGGLSRVRINGRIHSLDSPPELTTTAQYTVEAVVDRLMISAANRSRIAESVELALSMGSGVLGALVPRDDVDEIHWQSTRHSLHLACRQCGYSMSPLTPHSFSFNSPLGWCSDCEGLGTQTGTSLSVLVDAHKSLDQGAIRVWPMGPQAVTEEDLQSSAGLGSSILRSLCVAAGIPGDVPFEKLSSGQRRLILYGGGQRWFSVRTAKGVQLEFQWRGLFPALEQAARLSPQLRARLTPFIDEVPCSACDGSRLNIEASAARFRNLNMADLTRNSFKWLDQQIDAWKLTTREQEIAGELLREIRNRVQFLLDVGLEYLSLSRPANTLSGGESQRIRLSSQLGSGLCGVVYVLDEPTIGLHPRDNRRLIGALHKLRDLGNTLVVVEHDRDVISSADRVYDFGPAAGRFGGQLIASGSPDEVSQSSTSVTGPYISQQQKIPIPKQRRSDDRGAICLSKARAHNLRDVDVAFPIGRMIAVTGPSGSGKSTLIHDVLHVALTKRLARQMNVKSLYENIDGVELIDKVIRVDQSPLGANPSSTPATYTGVYDLIRQLYSQLPLARAQGYTARQFSFNVPGGRCEKCEGLGQLRIEMHFLPDVWVQCDSCQGRRFTEDTLAIKYHGFSIHDILEMQIGQALEVFGNIPKIRKILQTLVDVGLDYVALGQSAPTLSGGEAQRVKLAAELSRPDTGKTFYLLDEPTTGLHFNDICKLLEVMHRLVDLGNTVIVIEHNLDVIKSADWVLDMGPEAGNEGGQLLFAGTPEDLVQYARRSSGKQRSKTLVLPRSHTGEALAELLKGGRYVARQQYDSSALNQRQSGDIDLEQIGRDTLLPWQADGRRWHCSDSLDRSGQPIRWQRDILIRVIERLESIDGFAPVKWDNRSIVEVSGPIKNRGWFMHAITADTWLLTLKFRVPRRMFTKAELEAVVSLPTLNQLEGVEAYGNQPRVRAQAAGSWMELQIRPHTLDELDQPRFWQWLEQASHAFLGKTSPAVESEIGAGKPLKMPWQILKQRWHALRKGFPPGKTIVWPTETLSVFIQAVHQVASGGRWRWDEPTSARYHLPGQAEPWIVLHTKRPEGLIAVFNGPKGLDLSQLENSLPVAVHATPRGTDGQQIQVAFTELQQPRHASVKKLMQMHVALCQASCS comes from the coding sequence ATGGACAATGCAACGATCGAGGTGCGCGGCGCCCGCGAACACAATTTGTGCGGCGTCAACGTCGTGCTACCTCGCAATCAGCTCATCGTGTTTACCGGGGTCAGCGGCAGCGGCAAGAGTTCGCTGGCTTTCGACACATTGTACGCCGAAGGCCAACGCAGGTATCTGGAGAGCCTGTCCAGTTACGCGCGACAATTCATCGGACAGCTCCCCAAACCCAACGTAGATTACATAGGCGGACTGAGCCCCGCCATCTCCATCAGCCAAAAGTCAACCAGCGGCAATCCGCGCAGCACTGTTGGCACCATCACCGAGATTTACGATTTCCTGCGAGTGCTCTACGCGCGCGTGGCCACCGGGTTCTGCCCTGAATGCCAAGTGCCGATTACCTCACAGACGCGTGATCAGATTATCGCGCGGCTGCAAGGGCTTACCGAAGCGCCCGAATACTTGATACTAGCGCCATTGATTCGCGGACAGAAAGGGGAATATCGCGATCTGTTTGAGTCGTTGCAGCGTCAAGGCTTCGCACGAGCGCGCGTCGATGGTCAAATCTACCGCTTGGCAGAGGTGCCCGCGCTACAGCGGCAACAAAAGCACGATATCGAAGTTGTGGTCACGCGTTATTCGCCCAGCGGTACGCCGCGCACCGCTGTTGCCGACGCAGTTCTACAGGCGCTAAAGCTGGGTTCCGGTACGCTGATCGTCACGCCGTGGCACGAGCCAGACAGTCAGGCGGCCAGTCCACCGACGGATACCGAGGCACCGAAGCCGACGCGGCGACGAGCTGCAAAGGCCCGCAGCCACGAACTGGTATTCAGCAGCCAATACGCTTGTCCCCAGTGCGGTTACTCGGCACTACCTCCCACGCCGCAACTGCTGTCATTCAATAGCCCGGCAGGTATGTGTGAAACCTGCGAGGGACTAGGCGAGGAATTCACGTTTGCGCCTCAGCTGATCATTCCTGACCCTACCCGATCGCTACGTCGAGGTGCCATCGAGTTGCTGGGATCATGGAATGACCTGGGACGTTGGCAGCGGCATTTATGGCTGAGCGTCGGTGAGTCGATTGAAAAGCGACATGGCTTGCAGGCCGGTGAAAGTTTGACTGCTGCTTGGCAAGACTTACCAGTTCAAGTTCGCGACGAATGGCTGTTCGGAACGGGTAATCGGCACATCACTTTTACCTGGCGCGGTGGCAATCGACCAGTGAAATACGGCGGACAGTTTGCCGGACTGGTCGCGCAGTTGATGGATCAGTATCGCAATGCCAAGAATCCTTTGACACGCAAGAAGTACGAAAAGTTCATGGATCGCATGAACTGCAACGCCTGTCACGGTTCTAGGCTGAATCAGGCTGCCAGGCAGCTCAGGCTACAAAGCGACACGCCTCCGCCCGGCTGCCAGCCATGGCTGAATCTGCCAGAATTATGCGAGCTGTCGGTCCAAGGCTGCTTGCAGTTTCTACAGGGCCTTAAACTGGGAGCGTTGGAGCGACAGATTGCGGGCGAGGCGGTGCGCGAGATCACTACGCGTTTGCAATTCTTGTTGAACGTCGGTTTAGATTACCTGTGTCTGAGTCGATCGGCTCCCACGCTCAGTGGCGGTGAGTCGCAGCGTATTCGACTGGCCAGCCAGATCGGGGCTGGGCTGGTGGGCGTGCTGTATGTCTTGGACGAACCCTCGATCGGCCTACATCCTCGCGACAATGATCGACTGATCCAGTCGCTACAGAACTTGCGCGACTTGGGCAACACGCTGATCGTCGTCGAGCACGACGAAGACACGATGCGCGCAGCGGACTTGATCGTGGATTTCGGGCCAGGTCCCGGCGTGCGCGGCGGTCAAGTGATGACTTGTGGCAGCCTGCCGGAACTGACAGCCAACCCGCATAGTTGGACCGGAAAATTCTTGTCCGGAAGCGAAACGATTCCCGTGCCAGCCACTCAGCGGGCAGGCACTGGCCAATCAGTGCGCGTGTTGGGTGCCACGCACAACAACCTCAAAAACATCGACGTCGATATTCCGCTGGGCAAGCTGGTGTGTGTGACCGGAGTCAGTGGATCGGGGAAAAGCTCTCTGATCAATGAAGTCTTGGCACCGGTGTTACGCCGGCGCTTGCACGCCGCCGAAGACTTGCCAGGCCAGCACCGGGCTGTCGAAGGTATCGAACATTTGGACAAGGTGATCGTCATCGATCAAAGCCCCATTGGCCGCACGCCGCGCAGCAATCCTGGCACCTACGTCAAAGCCTTTGACGAAATCCGCAGCCTGTTCGTCGATCTTCCCGATGCACGACGACGAGGCTACCAGCCTGGACGCTTTAGCTTCAACGTGCAAGGCGGTCGTTGCGAAGCCTGCCAGGGCAACGGATCAAACAAACTGGAGATGGATTTTCTGGCCGATCTGTGGGTTCCGTGCACCGTCTGCAATGGCCAGAGATACAATCACGAAACGCTACAGGTGAAATTCAAAGGCCACTCGATCGCCGACGTGCTGGAGATGGATGTCGCCGCAGCCGTCAAGTTGTTCGAGAACCAACCGCGCATTCTGGAAAAGCTCCAGGCGCTGCACGACGTAGGCCTGGACTACCTTAAACTTGGTCAACCTTCGCCGACGCTGTCCGGCGGCGAGGCGCAGCGCATCAAGTTGGCCAAGGAATTGTCGCGGCGGGCTACCGGACGAACGCTGTACCTGCTGGACGAGCCGACCACTGGCTTGCACTTTTACGATATACGCTTGTTGCTGAAAGTGCTGCAAGACTTGGTGGACCTGGGCAATACCGTCCTGGTCATCGAGCACAACATGGACGTGATTCGGGCCGCTGACTGGATCATCGATATTGGTCCAGATGGCGGTGAGGCCGGTGGTGAACTCATTTTCGCCGGCACGCCCGTTGAACTGCTGCAGTGCCCGCGCTCGCATACCGCAGCTGCATTGAACAAGCATTTGAGCCGACCTGCGATTGCGGTGCCGCCCCAGAAAGCCAGTCCTAAACGTCGCGTTCAAAGACCCGCTGCGGTGGGGCGCACGCCGGTGCTGACAATCGAGGGAGCAACGGAGCACAATCTCAAGGACGTCTCGCTGCAATTACCGCATCATCAGATGAACGTATTCTGCGGCCCCAGCGGTAGCGGCAAGAGTTCATTGGCTATGGATACGATTTATGCTGAAGGCCAGCGGCGTTACGTGGAAAGCCTCAGCTCGTACGCGCGTCAATTCGTCGGGCAGATGCCCAAGCCACATGCACAGCGGATTGACGGGCTGGGCCCTTCGATCGCCATCGAACAAAAGAGTGTGGCCCATAACCCGCGCAGCACTGTGGGCACGGTCACCGAAATCTACGACTACCTGCGAGTGTTGATGGCTCGACTAGGTCAACCCATGTGCCCCGCTTGCGACGTGCCGGTCAGTAGTCAAACGCCGGATGATATCACGCAACATTTGCTAGAGCTACCCGAGGGAACGCGGCTGATCTTAACAGCACCGCTACGCTGGCAGCCCAGCATGGATCCCCAGTCGATGTGGCAGAATCTGCGCAGCGGTGGGTTGTCACGCGTTCGCATCAACGGCCGTATACATTCATTGGACTCACCACCAGAACTGACGACGACCGCGCAATACACCGTGGAGGCGGTGGTTGATCGACTGATGATTTCTGCGGCCAATCGCAGCCGTATCGCCGAAAGTGTTGAACTGGCGCTGTCCATGGGATCTGGCGTGCTGGGTGCGCTGGTGCCCAGAGACGATGTTGACGAAATACACTGGCAATCGACTCGACACAGCCTGCACCTGGCCTGCCGCCAATGCGGTTACAGCATGTCACCACTGACGCCACATTCGTTTTCCTTTAATTCGCCGCTGGGCTGGTGCTCAGATTGCGAGGGCTTGGGCACGCAAACCGGGACCAGTCTGTCGGTGTTGGTTGACGCTCACAAGTCACTTGACCAGGGAGCCATCCGCGTTTGGCCGATGGGACCGCAGGCCGTGACTGAAGAGGACTTGCAGTCATCAGCCGGGCTAGGGTCAAGCATTTTACGGTCGCTGTGTGTCGCTGCTGGAATTCCTGGCGATGTGCCATTTGAAAAGCTTTCCAGCGGTCAACGACGCTTGATTCTGTATGGTGGCGGCCAGCGCTGGTTCTCGGTTCGCACTGCGAAAGGCGTGCAGCTGGAGTTTCAATGGCGCGGACTGTTTCCTGCGCTTGAGCAAGCCGCTCGGCTCAGCCCCCAGTTGCGAGCCCGCCTGACCCCGTTTATCGATGAAGTCCCATGCTCGGCCTGTGACGGTTCAAGGTTGAATATAGAGGCATCGGCCGCCAGGTTTCGCAACTTGAATATGGCCGATTTGACGCGGAATAGCTTCAAATGGTTGGATCAACAGATCGATGCCTGGAAACTAACTACGCGCGAGCAAGAGATCGCTGGTGAACTGCTGCGTGAAATACGCAATCGAGTCCAATTCTTGTTGGATGTCGGCTTGGAATATCTCAGTCTCTCGCGGCCCGCCAACACACTCAGCGGTGGTGAGTCGCAGCGGATTCGATTATCGAGTCAGCTTGGCAGCGGCCTGTGCGGCGTCGTGTATGTACTGGACGAACCGACAATTGGACTACACCCGCGTGATAACCGGCGATTGATTGGCGCCCTGCATAAGCTTCGCGATTTAGGCAATACCTTGGTTGTGGTGGAACATGATCGCGATGTGATCTCCAGCGCCGATCGCGTGTACGATTTTGGACCTGCCGCTGGACGATTTGGCGGACAATTGATTGCCAGCGGTTCGCCTGACGAGGTGTCGCAATCTTCAACCAGCGTCACCGGGCCCTACATTAGCCAACAGCAGAAGATCCCGATACCCAAGCAGCGCCGCAGCGATGACCGTGGCGCGATTTGCCTGTCGAAAGCCCGCGCGCACAATTTGCGCGATGTTGATGTAGCGTTTCCCATTGGACGCATGATCGCTGTGACCGGCCCCAGTGGCAGCGGTAAGAGCACCTTAATTCACGATGTGTTGCACGTCGCGCTGACCAAGCGACTGGCGCGTCAGATGAACGTTAAGAGTTTATATGAAAATATCGACGGCGTAGAACTGATCGATAAAGTGATTCGCGTCGATCAGAGCCCGCTGGGCGCCAACCCCAGCTCGACGCCAGCAACCTACACTGGTGTCTACGATCTGATTCGTCAGTTGTACAGTCAATTACCCCTAGCACGTGCTCAAGGCTACACGGCGCGCCAGTTTTCCTTCAACGTGCCCGGCGGACGCTGTGAGAAATGCGAAGGCCTGGGCCAGTTGCGCATCGAAATGCACTTTCTGCCAGATGTCTGGGTACAGTGCGATTCATGCCAAGGTCGGCGGTTTACCGAAGATACACTGGCTATCAAGTATCATGGCTTCAGTATTCATGACATCCTGGAAATGCAAATTGGACAGGCGTTAGAGGTTTTTGGCAACATTCCAAAAATCCGCAAAATACTGCAGACGCTGGTGGATGTCGGCTTGGATTATGTGGCCTTGGGTCAAAGCGCTCCCACGCTATCAGGCGGTGAGGCACAGCGTGTGAAGCTGGCAGCAGAACTTTCGCGACCGGATACTGGCAAAACCTTTTACTTGTTGGACGAACCGACTACGGGCCTGCATTTCAACGACATTTGCAAGCTGCTGGAGGTCATGCATCGTCTGGTCGACCTGGGCAATACAGTTATTGTCATCGAACACAACTTGGATGTTATCAAGTCAGCGGACTGGGTTCTGGACATGGGCCCAGAGGCGGGCAACGAAGGCGGGCAATTGTTGTTTGCGGGCACGCCCGAAGATTTGGTTCAATACGCTCGACGTTCGTCTGGCAAGCAGCGCAGTAAGACGCTCGTGTTGCCGCGCAGTCACACCGGTGAAGCGTTAGCGGAACTGCTTAAAGGCGGTCGGTATGTAGCACGTCAGCAGTACGATTCCAGCGCATTGAATCAGCGGCAGTCGGGCGATATTGACTTGGAACAAATTGGACGTGACACACTGCTGCCCTGGCAGGCCGACGGTCGGCGCTGGCACTGTAGCGACAGCTTGGACCGCAGTGGACAACCCATCCGTTGGCAGCGCGACATTTTGATTCGCGTGATTGAGCGACTGGAGTCCATCGATGGTTTTGCCCCAGTCAAATGGGACAATCGCAGTATCGTGGAGGTCAGTGGCCCAATCAAGAATCGCGGTTGGTTTATGCACGCCATCACTGCCGATACCTGGCTGTTGACGCTAAAGTTCCGCGTACCTCGTCGCATGTTTACCAAAGCCGAACTGGAGGCGGTAGTCAGTTTGCCCACGCTCAATCAACTGGAGGGCGTGGAAGCGTACGGGAATCAGCCGCGCGTCCGCGCGCAGGCCGCCGGCTCTTGGATGGAACTGCAGATTCGACCCCATACGCTGGACGAACTTGACCAACCACGATTTTGGCAGTGGTTGGAACAGGCCAGCCACGCGTTTTTGGGTAAGACCAGCCCGGCGGTGGAAAGCGAAATTGGTGCGGGCAAGCCGCTGAAGATGCCGTGGCAGATCCTGAAGCAGCGCTGGCACGCACTGCGCAAAGGCTTTCCGCCAGGCAAAACGATTGTCTGGCCCACCGAGACGCTCAGCGTTTTTATTCAAGCCGTGCATCAAGTTGCCAGTGGCGGACGCTGGCGCTGGGATGAACCGACAAGTGCTCGTTATCACTTGCCTGGCCAAGCCGAGCCGTGGATTGTTTTACACACCAAACGACCCGAAGGTTTGATTGCCGTGTTCAATGGTCCGAAAGGACTGGACTTGAGCCAACTAGAGAATTCGCTTCCGGTCGCCGTCCATGCAACGCCACGGGGTACTGATGGCCAGCAGATTCAAGTTGCCTTTACCGAGCTGCAACAACCGCGCCACGCCAGCGTCAAGAAGCTTATGCAAATGCATGTCGCACTCTGCCAAGCCAGCTGCTCTTAG